One window of the Cryptococcus gattii WM276 chromosome E, complete sequence genome contains the following:
- a CDS encoding Cytoplasm protein, putative (Similar to TIGR gene model, INSD accession AAW43654.1) has product MSPSHGIRGLEKLETCRKALLKASPQELQDVRLLSDAVELILSPQEEKLHLKLLELLLVLLRQVTIALSLSPNESVRSLAQDRLAPEFQPGKPLILFLLANIDHGLKVQQTRSVEVLAAAAKLAVIVSSQGILVSSASSATQNSNFMVPLFTYIADGDVTNRGDLSVMIALLPYIPPSAIPSKLLDRLLSELHVAHNASVRCHLAADIAIVLGGASLGGPSSDLPSTPEQQKRILLPLLAAFATSQPSSTLLHVSRYLLPRLFGLFPSLLLALLSMLGAPNPVYGAWVAVASIGVSQGLITVEDLPREDIMVVLESDEPETRLRAFELVSGRKEYTQGVIELIKLSFKRNEALSTAGARSAFSSATYAFFVRLHQYETLARRTLRKLSKQSNTSSTPTEATQLRDSLSQTANFHSWFLHFIDDNLWHARRYPVFKVLLALNLLGRYLEVFGDDEGVQGKIYTQGRVENLLACQASEFTEVRSRARKILDDAKVSLTGYESLHTSSAQVLLASAFASLDHPRKTQAEAGKAALCILFGKVVHYGTVTESLEFVQNIIAKLEKGVGVIERDLVQIEHHPLHGLLGAIKDVILCLNIETAEAQQTWSPIFRLLMSLVTRIWNATRAVISLAPSGLVSADENGMEGSARPDHEIARAYEVLGGGEDGEEEDGMDHTGLLSGCWRATMTAGELLAAIFTLPLARGGPSQLVWSVQDVSTAGETFLTWLHEIRHRGTFSKLANAFAQLVEAVRPIESLQNLCDDWLTDELKAISSDQHSTTRRSAALPYSILSIVSNSEVLLEKAMTSLLEFARVENASTSNVTKVHALNVLKIVLLDARQAKWFDVWFERSVITALQAFESPDWNVRNVGLILFSTLVHRCLAPPRGGQDYYRSRTTLASRKPYSLFHNKYPLILPFLMEYLAKGSDPDCQTGNTHSPLLPILIIVRSLKWSDKNAEMLSNLARAVELYLGSREYQIRQTAAQALSSAISPSEALKRVLSIENYLSPSPEMINATHGYICLLRQLISNFIEWETVDAESLARIDNILLRLVKEYIPETHPTITADIIGCVESYLTSTGVDKGPIVTEITCRAQKYMNRPSPAFVPAEEFRLVACTAVLSTHAASPSIILSLLGSSSSEASNIFILEHLWHLRESYSPELLDRVISLGVRGKAGEGVQLKALNVLSEITWQSMDCDILAEWKEKGGRFETVCEALDRIVINSKCVPIREAALVALGWALHHALTDSSGENKRVISMYERLAQYVLRVSHEDESQPARFTAYKVLIHLTTHLIHLHHSSFHQTLIRLAQDDDEEIRHGAAGIIVGMLGGEKGVVQQRAVEMWYKWATRFLLRFDRNSDELGQWLTWISGLAEDHKGYEHDIKTLKGSVDSEVLFEVEPSNIFRDPLVDVFYASKLLSNLRLAGLLGDRLSHRVPEHLELDSVVEGLCISPIDDAWEARRSLVRRQEFQRMTVSKEGDWQESR; this is encoded by the exons ATGTCGCCTTCCCACGGCATCCGGGGGCTGGAGAAGCTTGAAACTTGCCGTAAAGCACTCTTGAAAGCTAGTCCTCAGGAACTTCAAGACGT GCGATTACTATCAGATGCTGTAGAACTTATTTTGAGTCCTCAAGAAGAAAAGTTACACCTCAAATTGTTGGAGTTGCTCCTTGTCCTTTTACGTCAGGTTACTATAGCACTCTCCCTATCGCCCAACGAGTCAGTTCGTTCATTGGCACAGGACAGATTAGCGCCTGAGTTTCAACCTGGAAAGCCTCTCATATTGTTCCTCTTGGCGAATATCGATCATGGACTCAAGGTTCAACAGACACGTTCAGTCGAAGTGCTTGCAGCTGCAGCTAAATTGGCGGTCATCGTGTCGTCCCAAGGTATATTGGTGTCATCAGCCTCATCTGCGACACAAAATAGCAATTTCATGGTCCCATTGTTCACATATATTGCAGATGGAGACGTCACAAATCGTGGTGACTTGTCGGTTATGATTGCTCTACTTCCATACATCCCGCCTAGCGCAATTCCTTCAAAGTTACTCGATAGACTCTTAAGCGAGTTACATGTGGCTCACAACGCCAGTGTACGTTGCCATTTGGCCGCCGATATTGCGATAGTTCTTGGTGGTGCATCTCTAGGGGGCCCCTCTTCCGATCTACCGTCTACTCCTGAACAACAAAAGCGTATTCTGTTGCCATTGCTTGCCGCCTTTGCAACTTCCCAACCGTCGTCCACTTTACTTCATGTGTCTCGCTATCTATTGCCACGCCTTTTCGgtctttttccttctttacTTCTAGCCCTTTTATCCATGCTAGGCGCACCGAATCCTGTATATGGGGCATGGGTAGCTGTTGCCTCGATTGGTGTGTCACAGGGATTAATCACCGTAGAGGATTTACCGCGAGAAGACATCATGGTTGTCTTAGAAAGTGACGAGCCTGAAACACGACTAAGGGCATTTGAGCTTGTGAGCGGGCGAAAAGAGTATACGCAAGGCGTTATCGAATTGATCAAATTAAGTTTTAAGCGTAATGAGGCACTCTCAACTGCTGG TGCTCGTTCTGCTTTCTCCTCAGCCACCTACGCTTTTTTCGTCCGTCTTCATCAGTATGAGACCCTGGCGCGTCGTACCCTGCGCAAATTATCTAAACAATCAAATACTTCTTCCACGCCCACTGAGGCCACACAACTGCGAGATTCGCTCTCTCAAACGGCAAATTTTCACTCTTGGTTCCTTCATTTCATCGATGATAATCTGTGGCACGCACGAAGATATCCTGTCTTCAAGGTGCTATTGGCGCTAAATTTGCTGGGAAGATACTTGGAGGTGTttggtgatgatgaggggGTTCAAGGCAAGATCTATACACAAGGCAGAGTGGAAAATCTGCTTGCTTGTCAAGCAAGCGAGTTCACAGAGGTGCGATCCAGAGCGCGCAAAAT CCTGGATGACGCTAAGGTTTCGCTGACTGGTTACGAATCACTCCATACATCATCGGCACAGGTTTTACTTGCCTCTGCTTTTGCGTCGTTGGATCATCCTCGAAAGACTCAAGCCGAGGCAGGTAAAGCCGCTCTTTGCATTCTCTTTGGGAAAGTTGTCCACTATGGCACAGTAACAGAGTCTTTGGAGTTTGTGCAAAATATAATTGCGAAACTGGAGAAGGGAGTTGGGGTCATCGAACGAGATCTAGTGCAAATAGAAcaccatcctcttcatGGTTTACTCGGAGCCATCAA GGACGTCATCCTATGTCTGAACATCGAGACAGCTGAAGCACAGCAAACTTGGTCTCCGATTTTCCGTCTACTTATGTCTCTTGTTACTCGTATCTGGAACGCAACTCGTGCTGTTATTTCCCTGGCGCCCTCCGGACTCGTGTCTGCGGATGAAAACGGTATGGAAGGTAGTGCCAGACCTGATCACGAGATAGCCAGGGCCTATGAGGTGCTCGGCGGAGGGGAAGacggagaagaagaggatggaaTGGACCATACAGGACTGTTGTCTGGCTGTTGGCGAGCAACGATGACAGCTGG GGAGCTCCTAGCGGCGATTTTCACTTTACCCCTTGCACGAGGCGGCCCATCTCAGCTAGTTTGGTCCGTTCAGGACGTCAGCACGGCTGGCGAAACGTTCCTCACTTGGTTGCATGAGATTCGACACCGTGGTACCTTCTCAAAGCTCGCCAATGCCTTTGCTCAGCTGGTGGAGGCAGTCCGGCCGATTGAAAGCCTGCAGAATCTATGCGATGACTGGTTAACGGATGAACTGAAAGCAATTTCTTCAGATCAGCATTCAACCACCAGGCGATCGGCTGCTCTACCGTATAGCATATTGTCAATAGTATCTAATTCTGAGGTACTGCTTGAAAAGGCAATGACGTCGCTCCTCGAGTTCGCCAGAGTTGAAAATGCGTCGACATCAAATGTCACCAAAGTTCACGCGCTTAATGTGCTCAAAATCGTATTACTCGATGCCAGACAAGCTAAGTGGTTCGACGTGTGGTTTGAGCGAAGTGTGATCACTGCCCTTCAGGCCTTTGAATCACCAGA CTGGAATGTTCGGAATGTTGGTCTTATTCTCTTTTCCACCCTCGTCCACCGTTGCCTCGCCCCTCCCCGCGGCGGTCAGGATTACTATCGCTCCCGAACAACACTTGCCTCGCGCAAGCCTTATTCCCTCTTCCATAACAAATATCCTCTCATCCTACCATTCCTCATGGAGTACCTCGCCAAGGGTTCAGATCCTGACTGCCAGACTGGCAACACACATTCACCTTTGCTTCCCATCTTGATCATTGTCAGAAGTCTCAAATGGTCAGACAAAAACGCAGAGATGCTTTCTAACTTGGCACGAGCTGTAGAGCTTTATTTGGGAAGTAGGGAATATCAG ATCAGACAAACAGCTGCCCAAGCTCTATCCTCGGCAATTTCTCCGTCTGAGGCCCTTAAACGTGTCCTCTCGATAGAAAATTAtctttctccatctccagAGATGATCAACGCTACGCATGGTTACATCTGTCTCCTCCGACAGCTCATCAGCAACTTCATCGAATGGGAAACTGTCGATGCTGAATCGTTGGCTAGAATCGACAACATCTTACTTCGCCTCGTAAAAGAGTACATCCCTGAAACTCATCCCACTATCACCGCCGATATTATCGGTTGTGTAGAGTCGTACCTGACGTCCACTGGTGTGGACAAAGGTCCAATTGTCACCGAGATAACTTGCCGCGCTCAAAAGTATATGAATCGGCCGAGTCCCGCATTTGTGCCTGCGGAGGAGTTCCGTCTTGTGGCTTGTACCGCTGTCCTTTCCACCCATGCTGCGTCGCCATCGATTATCCTATCTCTTTTAGGTTCTTCATCCAGTGAGGCCTCAAACATCTTTATTCTTGAACATCTCTGGCATCTTCGAGAATCCTACTCACCAGAATTACTGGATCGTGTTATATCGTTAGGGGTGAGAGGGAAAGCAGGTGAAGGCGTCCAGTTAAAGGCCTTGAATGTGCTTTCAGAAATCACATGGCAATCAATGGACTGTGACATTCTGGCGGAatggaaggagaagggtgGCCGTTTTGAGACAGTTTGCGAGGCGTTGGACAGGATTGTGATAAACTCAAAATGTGTACCAATCAGGGAAGCCGCGTTGGTGGCATTGGGTTGGGCTCTCCATCAT GCACTTACCGACTCGTCAGGAGAAAATAAAAGGGTGATCTCAATGTATGAAAGGTTGGCCCAATATGTTCTCCGTGTTTCCCACGAAGATGAG TCCCAACCAGCTCGCTTCACCGCCTACAAAGTCTTGATCCACCTTACTACCCATCTCATTCATTTACATCATTCGTCATTCCATCAGACCCTTATACGCTTGGCGcaagatgatgatgaagaaatTCGCCATGGCGCAGCTGGGATAATTGTCGGTATGCTCGGCGGCGAAAAAGGTGTAGTGCAGCAAAGAGCTGTTGAAATGTGGTACAAATGGGCCACTCGTTTCTTGTTGCGCTTTGACAGGAATAGCGATGAACTCGGACAGTGGTTGACTTGGATTTCGGGTCTGGCGGAGGATCATAAAGGTTACG AGCACGATATCAAAACTCTGAAAGGCAGCGTCGATTCGGAAGTGCTATTTGAAGTTGAGCCGTCCAACATCTTCCGTGATCCTCTTGTGGATGTCTTCTACGCATCCAAATTGCTATCCAATCTTAGATTAGCTGGACTCCTCGGTGATCGTTTGTCGCATCGTGTCCCTGAGCACTTGGAATTAGATAGTGTAGTAGAAGGACTGTGTATCAGTCCTATAGACGATGCGTGGGAAGCTCGGAGAAGCCTTGTGCGAAGACAAGAATTCCAGAGGATGACTGTCTCAAAGGAAGGCGATTGGCAGGAATCCcgatga
- a CDS encoding Hypothetical Protein (Similar to TIGR gene model, INSD accession AAW43652.1): protein MTSGAASQDTWVFDSGKGVFYHAPSNTYAVPDSFTGQWTYHTASEFHQASSSNVHQKSLEGPLNRTTMKSDGGRESEEEGEIQDDVGWGGLMEPEKLAEIEKATQKRGKRNGERGNGEFRQCWTAGEAVSSYRGANSPLPPDIPVSDSELPAEPSDYTLLRLVVISTKSPKVSTGQIAVIDTREGGVQIGRDKCEKGAPARIRLREMEVSKTHALIYWGENGNQQIEVEEDSKKNGEGWWIVDLASTHGTFVSRPDASDQDSSKDAGSPAQKRLSNPKHSSKPFPLFHLSVFVIGSTTFQAHIHASWPCDTCQLKGGNELLLDTGETFVNNTKEAAGHEEKVWDFAMNSQQRRGNREAKRKLEMANLKESLLNRGGSEEGSASAQSMPSRGYIDRSAMRRELHRPSPPRDSHARFSAHTDPPVEIAPAENKFAEDFLGRQGWQRGEGLGKDGKGRADPIMTQTRVRKRGIGAQGSIDDGEDWRTKGKLRRWGDVGGQKS from the exons ATGACTTCCGGTGCTGCCTCTCAAGATACTTGGGTGTTTGACTCTGGTAAAGGGGTTTTCTATCACGCTCCTTCCAACACCTACGCCGTTCCGGACTCGTTCACTGGGCAATGGACTTACCATACGGCTTCTGAATTTCATCAGGCTTCTAGCTCAAATGTTCACCAAAAATCACTGGAAGGTCCTTTGAATCGTACTACAATGAAATCAGATGGCGGACGGGAAtcagaagaggaaggtgaGATTCAAGATGATGTAGGCTGGGGAGGACTTATGGAGCCTGAAAAGCTTGCAGAGATAGAAAAGGCAACCCaaaaaagaggaaagagaaatGGAGAACGTGGCAATGGAGAGTTTAGGCAGTGTTGGACAGCAGGGGAAGCTGTATCTTCCTATAGGGGCGCTAATTCCCCCCTTCCTCCTGATATTCCTGTCTCCGACAGTGAGCTGCCAGCGGAACCTTCAGACTATACTCTACTTCGCCTTGTGGTTATCTCCACCAAATCTCCCAAGGTTAGCACCGGTCAAATAGCCGTTATCGATACGAGAGAGGGGGGCGTGCAGATAGGTAGGGATAAATGCGAGAAGGGAGCGCCAGCAAGGATTAGGTTGAGGGAAATGGAAGTAAGCAAGACTCATGCCCTTATTTATTGGGGAGAGAATGGAAATCAGCAGATTGAGGTCGAAGAGGATAGCAAGAAGAATGGAGAGGGTTGGTGGATTGTTGATTTGG CCTCAACCCATGGGACATTCGTTTCGCGTCCAGATGCGAGTGATCAAGATAGTAGTAAAGATGCGGGAAGTCCAGCTCAGAAGAGATTGTCCAACCCGAAACATTCATCGAAGccttttccccttttccACCTTTCGGTTTTCGTTATCGGCTCTACCACATTCCAAGCACATATCCATGCTTCGTGGCCATGCGATACTTGTCAGCTAAAAGGAGGCAATGAATTGCTTTTGGACACAGGAGAGACTTTTGTAAACAACACGAAAGAGGCTGCAGGGCACGAAGAGAAAGTTTGGGACTTCGCAATGAATTCTCAGCAGAGACGAGGGAATAGAGAGGCCAAGAGGAAGTTAGAAATGGCAAATCTGAAGGAGAGTCTGTTAAACAGGGGTGGATCCGAGGAAGGATCAGCCTCAGCGCAAAGTATGCCATCAAGAGGGTACATTGATCGTTCAGCCATGCGCCGAGAATTGCATCGCCCTTCCCCTCCCCGCGATAGCCACGCTCGCTTTAGCGCCCATACCGACCCTCCAGTGGAAATCGCGCCCGCGGAAAACAAGTTCGCCGAAGATTTCCTGGGACGACAAGGTTGGCAACGCGGGGAAGGTTTAGGAAAAGATGGCA